A window from Kribbella jejuensis encodes these proteins:
- the aroH gene encoding chorismate mutase, translated as MAVRAIRGATQLDVDEREHLLERSAELVKAVLEANDLENEDLISILFTVTSDLRSEFPAVAGRQIGLTDVPLMCMQEIPVPHALPRVVRLMVHTESPRSRDKIQHVYLHGAVALRPDLTGAQ; from the coding sequence GTGGCGGTACGGGCGATCCGGGGTGCCACCCAGCTGGACGTGGACGAGCGCGAGCACCTGCTCGAGCGGTCCGCGGAGCTGGTGAAGGCGGTCCTGGAGGCGAACGATCTGGAGAACGAGGATCTGATCAGCATCCTGTTCACCGTCACGTCGGACCTCCGGTCGGAGTTCCCGGCCGTCGCCGGGCGGCAGATCGGGCTCACCGACGTACCGCTGATGTGCATGCAGGAGATCCCGGTACCGCACGCGCTACCGCGGGTCGTCCGGCTGATGGTGCACACCGAGTCGCCACGCTCCCGCGACAAGATCCAGCACGTCTACCTGCACGGCGCCGTCGCGCTCCGCCCGGACCTGACGGGCGCCCAGTGA